The Deinococcus sonorensis KR-87 genome includes a window with the following:
- a CDS encoding NUDIX hydrolase, whose product MSHLSRTLPLKRAAHVYLVQDQRLLLVAERMDDGSIFYGLPGGKAGPGESLADAAVRQVQVETGLTVTDLNFVSLLEGEMLTGTRNECYAIFGRFTAHFRGELNPTDPEVVGTRWVPFDEVMALVRYGPPPEVEERNPLIWVPTRDFLKGESRSYYPI is encoded by the coding sequence ATGAGCCACCTGTCAAGGACTTTGCCCCTCAAGCGTGCCGCGCACGTGTATCTCGTTCAGGACCAGCGGCTGCTGCTCGTGGCGGAGCGGATGGACGACGGCAGCATCTTCTACGGTCTGCCCGGCGGCAAGGCGGGCCCCGGCGAGAGCCTCGCCGACGCCGCGGTGCGGCAGGTGCAGGTGGAGACCGGCCTGACCGTGACCGACCTGAATTTCGTGTCGCTGCTGGAGGGCGAGATGCTGACCGGCACCCGCAACGAGTGCTACGCGATCTTCGGCCGCTTCACCGCCCACTTCCGGGGCGAGTTGAACCCCACCGACCCCGAGGTGGTGGGCACCCGCTGGGTGCCCTTCGACGAGGTGATGGCGCTGGTGCGCTACGGCCCGCCGCCGGAGGTGGAGGAGCGCAACCCGCTGATCTGGGTGCCGACCCGCGACTTTCTGAAGGGCGAGTCGCGCAGCTATTACCCGATCTGA
- a CDS encoding protein jag gives MDNPKNLDDYLAGLGISEADDDAPPPLLDPAASPVPLVAGEPDADPAALLDGFLKGLVGRIDPELQVNVSQDGMVVQAEIQGERASRLAGRDGRTLGAIEVLCYAVLSRQGHSELRVRVDAGGFRHRHAENLTRLAERLAVQVAKSGESHEMQPMPPSDRRVIHLALQEHPMVSTESVGEGSARRLIIRPRTDLVGG, from the coding sequence ATGGACAACCCGAAGAATCTGGACGATTACCTGGCCGGGCTGGGGATCAGCGAGGCCGATGACGACGCGCCGCCGCCCCTGCTGGACCCGGCGGCGTCGCCGGTCCCGCTGGTGGCGGGCGAGCCGGACGCCGACCCGGCGGCGCTGCTGGACGGATTTCTGAAGGGGCTGGTCGGGCGGATCGACCCGGAGCTGCAGGTGAACGTCAGCCAGGACGGCATGGTGGTGCAGGCGGAGATTCAGGGCGAACGGGCCAGCCGGCTGGCGGGCCGCGACGGGCGCACGCTGGGCGCCATCGAGGTGCTGTGCTACGCGGTGCTGAGCCGTCAGGGCCACAGTGAGCTGCGGGTGCGGGTGGATGCCGGCGGCTTCCGGCACCGCCACGCAGAAAATCTGACCCGGCTGGCCGAGCGGCTGGCGGTGCAGGTGGCCAAGAGCGGCGAGTCGCACGAGATGCAGCCGATGCCGCCCTCGGACCGCCGGGTGATTCACCTGGCGCTGCAGGAACACCCGATGGTCAGCACCGAGTCGGTGGGGGAGGGCAGCGCCCGGCGCCTGATCATCCGGCCACGCACCGATCTGGTGGGCGGCTGA
- the prmC gene encoding peptide chain release factor N(5)-glutamine methyltransferase, producing the protein MQLLQLQRDLARRLDAAGVASPQHDARALLMHALQLDWSALVLQGSRDLTPQEEQQVERLAVRRLAREPLQHLLGTVEWGGLTLQVSPAALIPRPETEVLLQLALARLAGWPAARVLDVGTGTGALALALRQARPDLQVLGSDVSPEALALARENAQRTGLAVPFVQADLLEGLQGPFQLIVSNPPYLPEADRQTADPEVGHDPALALYSGPDGLGLARRLALQARPALRPGGTLLLELDPRNVQQLAAELDTQGWRVTVHPDLTGRERFLEAGGR; encoded by the coding sequence GTGCAGCTGCTGCAGCTGCAACGTGACCTCGCCCGCCGGCTGGATGCGGCGGGCGTCGCGTCGCCGCAGCACGACGCCCGCGCCCTGCTGATGCACGCGTTGCAGCTGGACTGGAGCGCTCTGGTGCTGCAGGGGAGCCGGGACCTGACCCCGCAGGAGGAGCAGCAGGTGGAGCGGCTGGCTGTTCGCCGGCTGGCCCGCGAGCCGTTGCAGCACCTGCTCGGCACGGTGGAGTGGGGCGGGCTGACCCTGCAGGTGTCGCCGGCGGCGTTGATTCCCCGCCCGGAAACGGAGGTGCTGTTGCAGCTGGCGCTCGCCCGGCTGGCCGGCTGGCCGGCAGCCCGCGTGCTGGACGTGGGCACTGGTACCGGCGCGCTGGCCCTGGCGCTGCGGCAGGCGCGTCCCGACCTGCAGGTGCTGGGCAGCGACGTGAGCCCGGAAGCGCTGGCGCTGGCCCGCGAGAACGCCCAGCGGACCGGACTGGCGGTGCCGTTCGTGCAGGCGGACCTGCTGGAGGGCCTGCAGGGGCCGTTCCAGCTGATCGTCAGCAACCCGCCGTATCTGCCGGAGGCCGACCGCCAGACAGCTGACCCGGAGGTGGGCCACGACCCGGCGTTGGCGCTCTACAGCGGGCCGGACGGGCTGGGGCTGGCCCGCCGGCTGGCCCTTCAGGCGCGCCCGGCCCTGCGGCCGGGCGGAACGCTGCTGCTGGAACTCGATCCGCGCAACGTGCAGCAGCTGGCCGCCGAGCTGGACACCCAGGGCTGGCGCGTGACCGTGCATCCGGACCTGACCGGGCGGGAGCGCTTTCTGGAGGCGGGCGGCCGCTAA
- a CDS encoding 50S ribosomal protein L25/general stress protein Ctc — MELKATQRKTQEKLQDGLMPAVAYNSEENVSFAIERKAFDRAFRQAGRTGLFDITIEGGKSFPALVKSVQMDKRKREAIHVDFTIVHYGEPIEVAVPIHTTGKAQGEVMGGLVDVVVHNLQIIAPGPRRIPQELTVDVTRLNIGDHVTAGQVRLPEGVKLAADPELVLVSVLAPRLSEDEAAAETQAAQVAGMVASGELSEDAAEAVLEGSASLEQVREDANADEAAEPTQE, encoded by the coding sequence ATGGAACTGAAGGCGACCCAGCGCAAGACCCAGGAGAAGCTGCAGGACGGGCTGATGCCCGCCGTGGCCTACAACAGCGAAGAGAACGTGTCGTTCGCCATCGAGCGCAAGGCCTTTGACCGCGCCTTCCGTCAGGCGGGCCGCACCGGCCTCTTCGACATCACCATCGAGGGCGGCAAGAGCTTCCCGGCGCTGGTCAAGAGCGTGCAGATGGACAAGCGCAAGCGCGAGGCCATCCACGTGGACTTCACCATCGTCCACTACGGCGAGCCGATTGAGGTGGCGGTGCCGATCCACACCACCGGCAAGGCCCAGGGCGAAGTGATGGGCGGCCTGGTGGACGTGGTGGTGCACAACCTGCAGATCATCGCCCCCGGCCCGCGCCGCATTCCGCAGGAGCTGACCGTGGACGTGACCCGCCTGAACATCGGCGACCACGTGACCGCCGGTCAGGTGCGGCTGCCGGAAGGCGTGAAGCTGGCCGCTGACCCGGAGCTGGTGCTGGTCAGCGTGCTGGCCCCGCGCCTCAGCGAGGACGAGGCTGCCGCCGAGACCCAGGCCGCCCAGGTGGCCGGCATGGTCGCCAGCGGCGAGCTGTCCGAGGACGCCGCCGAGGCGGTGCTGGAAGGCAGCGCCAGCCTGGAGCAGGTCCGCGAGGACGCCAACGCCGACGAGGCTGCGGAACCGACCCAGGAGTAA
- a CDS encoding carbohydrate kinase family protein, which produces MKFFVIGDVTVDHLYHLDQLPAPGEEVTPISASMQPGGAGGTISVALSRLGHTVLLGARVGNDPFAEYALSNVRASGVSESAVQRDDTLLTSTITLMQTPDGKRAMIGYGAANRQLDPAKLKKKDIDSSDALIVSAYSLISGPQREYTLKAMQLARKAGVPIFMDLGTGAVNSAGTGLMDSVVDADYLLLNQHELLALTGTSSISTALATLGSRGARRVVVKVGAMGSIVWTPEETDLIDSVRLGDEVVDSTGAGDIFVAVLAHAALSGATLAQAARAANAAGALSATSVGAQTRPITTADLDAALQ; this is translated from the coding sequence GGACCAGCTCCCCGCCCCTGGCGAGGAGGTGACGCCCATCAGCGCCAGCATGCAACCGGGCGGCGCGGGCGGCACCATCAGCGTGGCGCTGAGCCGCCTGGGCCATACGGTGCTGCTGGGCGCGCGGGTCGGCAACGATCCCTTTGCCGAGTACGCCCTGAGCAACGTGCGCGCCAGCGGCGTCAGCGAGAGCGCCGTGCAGCGTGACGACACGCTGCTGACCAGCACCATCACCCTGATGCAGACGCCCGACGGCAAGCGGGCCATGATCGGCTACGGCGCCGCCAATCGGCAGCTGGACCCGGCCAAGCTGAAGAAGAAGGACATCGACAGCTCCGACGCGCTGATCGTGAGCGCCTACAGCCTGATCTCCGGGCCGCAGCGCGAGTACACCCTCAAGGCGATGCAGCTGGCGCGCAAGGCCGGGGTGCCGATCTTCATGGACCTGGGTACCGGCGCGGTCAACTCGGCCGGCACCGGCCTGATGGACAGCGTGGTGGACGCTGACTACCTGCTGCTGAACCAGCACGAACTGCTGGCCCTGACCGGCACCAGCAGCATCAGCACCGCACTGGCCACCCTGGGCAGCCGGGGCGCGCGCCGGGTCGTGGTGAAGGTGGGGGCCATGGGCAGCATCGTCTGGACCCCGGAAGAGACCGACCTGATCGACTCGGTGCGGCTGGGCGACGAGGTGGTGGACAGCACCGGGGCCGGCGACATCTTCGTGGCGGTGCTGGCACACGCGGCGCTCAGCGGGGCCACGCTGGCCCAGGCGGCGCGCGCCGCCAACGCCGCCGGGGCGCTGTCGGCCACCAGCGTGGGCGCCCAGACCCGCCCCATCACCACCGCCGACCTGGACGCCGCGCTGCAGTAG